Proteins encoded within one genomic window of Vanrija pseudolonga chromosome 3, complete sequence:
- the RIM101 gene encoding pH-response transcription factor: protein MSYPSLPTAYLHPPTVSSESASSVEPLTPTSAASGPTSRPSPSEVERDELDSDEASANQHGNNAASEPGIECKWKDCTYSAPGPEELYTHLCESHIGRKSTNNLCLTCGWEGCGVKCVKRDHITSHLRVHTPLKPHPCSVCGKTFKRPQDLKKHERIHTQEHHQLHKLSKATTSNDPDFNSRFPSHRHDGHHLPHPADRSPVSLSLSPSSSAQDPTSPYDNPHLLGLPASGQAPSPSSLAALHKKQHEELAAYQQRELMILQQLAYQQQQSSAYAAQLAAESLGANRLKRGHDDGFDHFVEDMKKRKMDPVYDVDMIARLNALMPPGLPSAGFPQLSALAGAAGANGGQFYPGLPNLNLQTPSSMPPMPIPDIRTEADLALFNQFMVSLGREATQPNGPTAFPMESNGSSASGSNASRNSLSPLSENSPIEDLFNPSELASLGLAGMPGIPQGASLPNNAGSVSLGSLYPSLDSLDSRPRASSLSEAAEPPRRPIAGLPRAGSTSGATARQAFNYSGGGESQYPNLPNNWLSSPPGGTAEQNFASFDSLARSRSSLPAATLAPRDFYKRTYRHIAPLGAAPNHRESAERTGADEDDDEESVSSEENDREIHPRIPINALLADGDPAYKLPAIRRLESDSTSLPSLRQQLAVPSTSRRTLSPARNPPVKRHTDDDNIVHGVKRLELDDRRRGDSPALEGVSSPSSVASSTATSRPATATPRDPMAEMRRRHAALIRAWLVAVNLEFKRKQVADKAKHEWAPATPSRLSEIAA, encoded by the exons atgtCCTACCCTTCCCTCCCTACCGCGTACCTGCATCCGCCAACAgtctcgtccgagtcggcgtcctcggtcGAGCCACTGaccccgacctcggcggcgagcggacCCACTTCCCGTCCGTCCCCGTccgaggttgagcgcgacgagctcgactcggacgaggccTCGGCCAACCAGCACGGCAACAACGCCGCATCCGAGCCCGGCATTGAGTGCAAGTGGAAGGACTGCACCTACTCTGCACCCGGCCCCGAGGAGCTCTACACCCACCTCTGCGAGTCGCACATTGGCCGCAAGAGCACCAACAACCTCTGCCTCACCTGCGGCTGGGAGGGATGTGGTGTCAAGTGTGTCAAGCGCGACCACATCACGTCGCATCTTAGGG TCCACACTCCCCTCAAACCCCACCCGTGTTCCGTCTGCGGCAAGACGTTCAAGCGTCCCCAGGACTTGAAGAAGCACGAGCGCATCCACACCCAGGAGCACCACCAGCTGCACAAGCTCTCCAAGGCTACCACCTCAAACGACCCAGACTTCAACTCTCGGTTTCCTAGCCACCGCCACGATGGtcaccacctcccccaccctgcGGATCGATCCCCCGTCTCGCTCAGCCTCTCCCCCTCGTCTTCGGCACAGGACCCCACCTCGCCTTATGACAACCCGCACCTCCTCGGACTCCCCGCCTCTGGACAggcaccctcgccctcgtctctCGCTGCCCTCCACAAAAAGCAGCATGAGGAGCTCGCTGCGTACCAGCAGCGAGAGCTCATGatcctccagcagctcgcctaccagcagcagcagagctcggcgtacgccgcccagctcgcagCCGAGTCGCTTGGCGCTAACCGCCTCAAGCGCGgtcacgacgacggcttTGACCACTTCGTCGAGGACatgaagaagaggaagatggACCCCGTctacgacgtcgacatgatTGCCAGGCTCAACGCGCTCATGCCTCCGGGGCTCCCCTCGGCTGGCTTCCCCCAGctctcggccctcgccggtgccgccggcgccaacggcggACAGTTCTACCCCGGCCTCCCCAACCTCAACCTCCAGACCCCCTCGTCCATGCCCCCCATGCCCATCCCCGACATCCGCACCGAGGCCGATCTCGCCCTCTTCAACCAGTTCATGGTGTCGCTCGGTCGCGAGGCCACCCAGCCCAACGGCCCCACTGCCTTCCCTATGGAGTCgaacggcagcagcgcctcggGCTCCAACGCCTCGCGCaactcgctctcgccccTGTCGGAGAACAGCCCCATCGAGGACCTCTTCAACCCCAGCGAGCTGGCCTCGCTTGGCCTTGCCGGCATGCCCGGTATCCCCCAGGGTGCCTCGCTCCCCAACAACGCCGGCAGCGTCTCGCTTGGCTCGCTCTACCCGTCgctcgacagcctcgactcgcgcccccgtgcctcgtcgctgtccgaGGCTGCTgagcctcctcgtcgccccaTTGCCGgcctcccccgcgccggcagcacgagcggcgcgaccgCCCGCCAGGCCTTCAACtacagcggcggtggcgagtcGCAGTACCCCAACCTGCCCAACAACTGGCTCTCGTCGCCCCCTGGCGGCACTGCCGAGCAGAACTTTGCCTCGTTCGACTCGCTTGCCCGTTCGCGCTCGTCCCTCCCCGCTgccaccctcgccccccGCGACTTCTACAAGCGCACCTACCGCCACATTGCTCCTCTTGGTGCCGCCCCCAACCACCgcgagagcgccgagcgcaccggtgccgacgaggacgacgacgaggagtcTGTTTCGTCCGAGGAGAACGACCGTGAGATCCACCCCAGGATACCCATCAAcgctctcctcgccgacggcgacccgGCGTACAAGCTGCCCGCTATCCGCCGTCTCGAGAGCGACTCGACCTCCCTGCCAAGCctgcgccagcagctcgctgTCCCCTCGACTTCGCGCCGCACGCTCTCGCCTGCGCGCAACCCGCCTGTCAAGCGCCacacggacgacgacaacattGTCCACGGCGTCaagcgtctcgagctcgacgaccgccgccgcggcgactcgcccgcgctcgagggtgtctcgtcgccatcgtcggTCGCGTCTAGCACCGCCACGTCGCGccctgccactgccacaccACGGGACCCCATGGCTGAgatgcgccgccgccatgctgCCCTCATCCGCGCGTGGCTCGTCGCTGTCAACCTCGAGTTTAAGCGCAAGCAGGTGGCAGACAAGGCCAAGCACGAGTGGGCGCCGGCGACTCCTAGCCGCCTGAGCGAGATTGCTGCCTAA